A single region of the Cereibacter sphaeroides 2.4.1 genome encodes:
- a CDS encoding VOC family protein, whose amino-acid sequence MQVKYLHTMVRVLDLEKSIAFFRLLGLEETRRTESETGRFTLVFMAPPGQPECPVELTYNWDGDEGLPSDSRHFGHLAYAVEDIYDMCARLQAAGVTINRPPRDGHMAFVRSPDNISIELLQMGDSLPPAEPWSSMQNTGHW is encoded by the coding sequence ATGCAGGTCAAATATCTTCACACCATGGTCCGGGTCCTCGACCTCGAGAAGAGCATCGCCTTCTTCCGCCTCCTCGGGCTCGAGGAGACCCGCCGCACGGAGAGCGAGACGGGGCGCTTCACCCTGGTCTTCATGGCCCCGCCGGGCCAGCCGGAATGCCCGGTCGAACTCACCTACAACTGGGACGGCGACGAGGGATTGCCTTCGGACAGCCGCCATTTCGGCCATCTGGCCTATGCGGTCGAGGATATCTACGACATGTGCGCCAGGCTGCAGGCGGCGGGTGTCACGATCAACCGTCCGCCGCGCGACGGCCACATGGCCTTCGTCCGCAGCCCGGACAATATCTCGATCGAACTCCTGCAGATGGGCGACAGCCTGCCTCCGGCCGAGCCCTGGAGCTCGATGCAGAACACCGGCCACTGGTGA
- the ribD gene encoding bifunctional diaminohydroxyphosphoribosylaminopyrimidine deaminase/5-amino-6-(5-phosphoribosylamino)uracil reductase RibD, with amino-acid sequence MAHALRLGARGLGRTWPNPAVGCVIVKAGRVVGRGWTCPGGRPHAEPVALAQAGAAALGATAYVTLEPCSHHGRTPPCAEALIAAGLARVVTATGDPDPRVSGRGHAMLREAGIAVTERVLEAEARTAHAGFQKRVTEGLPFVTLKLAATLDGRIATASGESRWITGSLARRAVHAMRMRHDAVMVGVGTAIADDPDLSVRDLGSGHQPVRIVVDSLLRHAPDSRLGRTARQVPVWLCHGPAAPEAARAAWAASGAILLECPAGPDGLEAEAVLRRLAAEGLTRIFCEGGARLGAALVRAGLCDELVTFTAGKLIGEEGRGAMGALRLARLAEAPAYRLASLDTVGGDLLARWQRL; translated from the coding sequence ATGGCCCACGCGCTCCGGCTGGGCGCGCGCGGGCTCGGGCGGACCTGGCCCAACCCGGCGGTGGGCTGTGTCATCGTGAAGGCTGGCCGCGTGGTGGGCCGCGGCTGGACTTGCCCCGGCGGGCGTCCCCATGCCGAGCCGGTGGCGCTGGCCCAGGCCGGCGCGGCGGCGCTGGGCGCCACCGCCTATGTCACGCTCGAACCCTGCTCGCACCATGGCCGAACGCCGCCCTGCGCCGAGGCGCTGATCGCGGCCGGTCTCGCCCGGGTGGTGACCGCCACGGGAGACCCGGATCCCCGTGTCTCGGGACGGGGTCATGCGATGCTGCGGGAGGCCGGCATCGCCGTCACCGAACGGGTGCTCGAGGCCGAGGCGCGCACGGCCCATGCGGGCTTCCAGAAACGCGTGACCGAAGGGCTGCCCTTCGTCACGCTGAAGCTCGCGGCCACGCTCGACGGGCGCATTGCCACCGCCTCGGGAGAGAGCCGCTGGATCACCGGCAGCCTCGCGCGCCGGGCGGTTCATGCGATGCGGATGCGCCACGATGCGGTGATGGTGGGGGTGGGCACCGCCATCGCGGACGACCCGGATCTTTCGGTGCGCGATCTTGGCTCCGGACACCAGCCGGTGCGGATCGTGGTGGACAGCCTCCTGCGGCACGCGCCCGACAGCCGGCTTGGCCGCACCGCGCGGCAGGTGCCGGTCTGGCTCTGCCATGGGCCGGCCGCGCCCGAGGCCGCGCGCGCGGCCTGGGCGGCCTCGGGCGCGATCCTGCTCGAATGTCCGGCAGGCCCCGACGGGCTCGAGGCCGAGGCGGTTCTGCGCCGCCTTGCCGCCGAGGGTCTCACCCGGATCTTCTGCGAGGGCGGGGCCCGGCTCGGCGCCGCACTGGTGCGGGCGGGGCTCTGCGACGAGCTCGTCACCTTCACCGCGGGCAAGCTCATCGGCGAGGAAGGGCGCGGCGCGATGGGCGCGCTGCGCCTCGCCCGGCTGGCCGAAGCGCCGGCCTACCGGCTGGCCTCCCTCGACACGGTGGGGGGGGATCTGCTGGCCCGCTGGCAGAGGCTCTGA
- the thyA gene encoding thymidylate synthase, whose product MAHPEQQYLDLLAQTLERGDRRVDRTGVGTLSLFGAMLRFDLSGGQVPILTTKRVYWKTAVKEMLWFLTGGTNIRPLLQENVRIWSDWPLAAYRRESGEEISQAAFEQRVLEDEAFAARWGELGPVYGKQWRRWLGPDGHEHDQIAALIETLRTNPSSRRMLFHAWNVAEVGQMALPPCHMVYQYHVTSDGRLNALLYQRSVDLLLGAPFNFVGAAALQLMIAQQAGLVPGDLVWVGGDTHLYLNHLDQAREQTGRAPRDWPRMRLLRRADSIDDYRIEDFAVEGYDPHPAIAAEVAV is encoded by the coding sequence ATGGCACATCCGGAACAGCAGTATCTCGACCTTCTGGCCCAGACGCTGGAGCGGGGCGACCGGCGGGTTGACCGGACCGGGGTGGGGACGCTCTCGCTGTTCGGGGCGATGCTGCGGTTCGACCTGTCCGGTGGACAGGTGCCGATCCTGACCACCAAACGCGTCTACTGGAAGACGGCGGTGAAGGAGATGCTCTGGTTCCTCACCGGGGGCACCAACATCCGGCCGCTCCTGCAGGAGAATGTGCGGATCTGGAGCGACTGGCCGCTGGCCGCCTACCGGCGGGAGAGCGGCGAGGAGATCTCTCAGGCCGCGTTCGAGCAGCGCGTCCTCGAGGATGAGGCTTTCGCCGCGCGCTGGGGCGAGCTCGGGCCCGTCTATGGCAAGCAATGGCGGCGCTGGCTCGGGCCCGACGGGCACGAGCACGACCAGATCGCGGCCCTGATCGAGACACTGCGGACCAATCCGTCGAGCCGGCGGATGCTGTTTCATGCGTGGAACGTGGCGGAGGTGGGGCAGATGGCGCTGCCGCCCTGCCACATGGTCTATCAGTATCATGTGACTTCGGACGGGCGGCTGAATGCGCTTCTCTACCAGCGGTCGGTCGACCTTCTGCTCGGGGCGCCGTTCAATTTCGTGGGGGCCGCGGCTCTGCAACTCATGATCGCGCAGCAGGCCGGGCTCGTGCCGGGCGATCTGGTCTGGGTGGGGGGCGACACGCATCTCTACCTCAACCATCTCGATCAGGCGCGCGAGCAGACGGGCCGGGCGCCGCGGGACTGGCCCCGGATGCGTCTCCTGCGGCGGGCGGACAGCATCGACGATTACCGCATCGAGGATTTCGCGGTGGAGGGCTACGACCCCCATCCGGCGATCGCGGCGGAGGTGGCGGTCTGA
- the nrdR gene encoding transcriptional regulator NrdR — MRCPFCGNIDTQVKDSRPAEDHVSIRRRRFCPACGGRFTTYERVQLRDLVVIKSSGKREDFDRTKLERSIRIAMQKRPIEPERIDQMISGIVRRLESLGDTDIPSKVIGEIVMESLARIDTVAYVRFASVYKNFQAADDFDKFVSELRPSAPAEE, encoded by the coding sequence ATGCGCTGCCCGTTCTGCGGAAATATCGATACTCAAGTGAAAGACAGCCGCCCGGCCGAGGATCATGTCTCGATCCGCCGCCGCCGGTTCTGCCCGGCCTGCGGGGGCCGGTTCACCACCTACGAGCGGGTGCAGCTGCGCGATCTCGTCGTGATCAAATCCTCGGGCAAGCGCGAGGATTTCGACCGCACGAAGCTCGAACGCTCGATCCGCATCGCCATGCAGAAACGGCCGATCGAGCCGGAGCGGATCGACCAGATGATCTCGGGCATCGTCCGGCGGCTGGAGAGCCTCGGCGACACCGACATCCCCTCGAAGGTGATCGGCGAGATCGTGATGGAGAGCCTCGCGCGGATCGACACGGTGGCCTACGTCCGCTTCGCGAGCGTCTACAAGAACTTCCAGGCAGCGGACGACTTCGACAAGTTCGTCTCCGAGCTGCGCCCGTCGGCCCCCGCGGAAGAGTGA
- a CDS encoding arsenate reductase family protein, whose protein sequence is MILYGISTCDTCKKALKALEAAGHSVEFRDVRAAPLSESEISELVTEFGDAIVNRQSTTWRGLSDWLKASEPEAQLAAQPTLMKRPVIRTEEGLFLGWDAGVQRRLLG, encoded by the coding sequence ATGATCCTTTACGGCATCTCCACCTGCGACACCTGCAAGAAGGCGCTGAAGGCGCTGGAGGCCGCCGGCCACAGCGTCGAGTTCCGGGACGTCCGGGCGGCCCCCCTCAGCGAGAGCGAGATCTCGGAGCTGGTCACCGAATTCGGCGATGCGATCGTCAATCGCCAGTCGACCACCTGGCGCGGCCTGTCGGACTGGCTGAAGGCCTCGGAGCCGGAGGCGCAGCTGGCCGCCCAGCCGACGCTGATGAAGCGTCCGGTGATCCGTACGGAGGAAGGGCTGTTCCTGGGGTGGGATGCGGGCGTGCAGCGCCGGCTTCTGGGGTGA
- a CDS encoding dihydrofolate reductase, which yields MLTLVVARARGGAIGRDGTIPWAAPEDLAFFQRETLGGAVIMGRRTWESLPKRPLPRRMNIVVTSQPLEGDALFTSFEAAIPAAEAAGHARIYSIGGARVFSEHLPLADRLLVTEVDLEVPDADTFFPAFDPKDWNLATRIALRSEAPACVLYEYLRRR from the coding sequence ATGCTGACGCTGGTGGTGGCACGGGCGCGGGGCGGGGCGATCGGCCGGGACGGCACTATCCCCTGGGCCGCGCCGGAGGATCTGGCCTTCTTCCAGCGCGAGACGCTGGGCGGGGCGGTCATCATGGGGCGGCGTACCTGGGAGAGCTTGCCGAAGCGGCCGCTGCCGCGGCGGATGAACATCGTGGTGACCTCGCAGCCGCTGGAAGGCGACGCGCTCTTCACCTCCTTCGAGGCGGCCATTCCCGCGGCGGAAGCGGCGGGACATGCGCGGATCTATTCCATCGGCGGGGCGCGCGTCTTCTCGGAGCATCTGCCGCTTGCGGATCGTCTTCTCGTGACCGAGGTCGATCTCGAGGTGCCGGATGCGGATACGTTCTTCCCCGCGTTCGATCCGAAGGACTGGAACCTTGCGACCCGCATCGCGCTTCGTTCCGAGGCCCCCGCCTGCGTGCTTTACGAATACCTGCGCCGGCGTTGA
- a CDS encoding DUF2177 family protein, giving the protein MSLVLLVLVTGLVFAGLDALMLSRVMKPLFEAHIGPLMLESPRMGPAVLFYLGYLAGLIWLVSWPALKAGAPMQALVAGAVLGAVAYGTYELTSYTILRDWHPTMVVVDLAWGTVLTGTSAWVGVAVTRWIAPV; this is encoded by the coding sequence ATGAGTCTTGTCCTTCTCGTCCTCGTCACCGGCCTCGTCTTCGCCGGGCTCGACGCGCTGATGCTGTCGCGCGTGATGAAGCCCCTGTTCGAGGCCCATATCGGGCCGCTGATGCTCGAAAGCCCGCGCATGGGGCCGGCGGTTCTGTTCTACCTCGGCTATCTGGCGGGCCTGATCTGGCTGGTCTCCTGGCCTGCGCTGAAGGCGGGGGCGCCGATGCAGGCGCTGGTGGCCGGTGCGGTGCTGGGGGCCGTGGCCTACGGGACCTACGAGCTCACGAGCTACACGATCCTGCGCGACTGGCATCCGACGATGGTGGTGGTGGATCTGGCCTGGGGCACCGTCCTCACTGGCACGTCGGCCTGGGTGGGCGTGGCGGTCACACGTTGGATCGCTCCGGTCTGA
- a CDS encoding cold-shock protein, with protein MPTGTVKWFNSTKGFGFIAPDDGGKDVFVHISAVERAGLKGLSDNQKIGYELQSGRDGRSSAGDLRLL; from the coding sequence ATGCCGACGGGCACCGTGAAATGGTTCAACAGTACGAAGGGCTTCGGCTTCATCGCCCCCGATGATGGCGGCAAGGACGTTTTCGTCCACATCTCGGCGGTCGAACGTGCCGGCCTGAAGGGACTCAGCGACAACCAGAAGATCGGTTACGAACTGCAGTCCGGCCGCGACGGACGCTCCTCTGCAGGCGATCTGCGGCTGCTGTAA